The following proteins are co-located in the Nonlabens ponticola genome:
- the atpE gene encoding ATP synthase F0 subunit C, producing the protein MYNLIGAGLIVIGGGIGLGQIGGKAMEAIARQPEAAGKIQTAMIIIGALLEGLAFGALILGK; encoded by the coding sequence ATGTATAATTTAATTGGAGCAGGTCTTATCGTTATCGGTGGTGGTATCGGTCTTGGTCAAATAGGTGGAAAAGCGATGGAAGCTATCGCTCGTCAACCTGAAGCAGCTGGAAAAATCCAAACTGCGATGATCATCATCGGTGCACTTCTTGAAGGACTGGCATTTGGTGCACTTATCCTAGGTAAGTAA
- a CDS encoding alpha/beta fold hydrolase: MKTLLSLILLTFTAATITAQNADNAIKVSVTGSGEPILFLAGFATDGDAVWKDTVDKLSKTKECHVVNYAGFAGQDSIEFPWLPKVIESIQDYIENKNLKNLTLIGHSLGGTISMRLATNKEFDIKQLILVDALPATGALMMPNFDPELMKYDSAYNQQMLEMDDGVFASTITGMATNMTTSDAGKSDLIKWMQTTDRKTFVYGYTDYLKLDARPYLSEIKTPVTIIAATMPYGEAAVKSTIKSQFDNLSEYDLVLAADSAHFIMMDQPEWFLLQIVELVSK, encoded by the coding sequence ATGAAGACTTTACTGAGTTTAATTCTTTTGACCTTTACAGCCGCGACCATCACTGCACAAAATGCTGACAATGCTATCAAAGTTAGCGTTACAGGTTCTGGTGAGCCTATACTATTTCTCGCTGGTTTTGCTACTGACGGAGATGCAGTCTGGAAAGATACCGTTGATAAACTTTCTAAAACCAAAGAGTGCCATGTGGTGAATTACGCAGGTTTTGCTGGTCAGGATTCCATTGAATTTCCTTGGTTGCCCAAAGTCATTGAGTCCATCCAAGATTATATTGAGAACAAGAATCTCAAAAACCTAACACTTATTGGACATAGTTTAGGCGGTACTATAAGTATGCGCCTGGCTACCAACAAAGAATTTGATATAAAGCAATTAATTTTAGTGGACGCCTTACCAGCAACAGGAGCGCTCATGATGCCTAATTTTGATCCTGAGCTTATGAAATATGACAGCGCTTATAATCAGCAAATGCTGGAGATGGATGATGGAGTATTTGCCTCAACGATCACAGGCATGGCCACAAATATGACCACCAGCGATGCAGGAAAAAGCGATCTCATCAAATGGATGCAAACCACCGACAGGAAAACATTTGTTTATGGCTATACAGACTATCTCAAACTTGATGCACGACCTTATTTATCAGAAATTAAAACACCTGTGACCATTATAGCAGCGACTATGCCTTATGGTGAAGCAGCAGTCAAAAGCACCATAAAGAGTCAATTTGATAACCTGAGTGAATACGATCTTGTACTGGCTGCTGACAGTGCTCATTTCATCATGATGGATCAACCTGAATGGTTCTTGCTGCAAATCGTTGAATTAGTAAGCAAATAG
- the atpB gene encoding F0F1 ATP synthase subunit A, whose amino-acid sequence MFQAYLKAAFLSFMFLSCTLVAAQELLDHEDGPAHEEVMDNDGGRINTDGEIKEYIQHHLQDTHDFHLFSYTNDAGVREHVGMSLPVIVWTSEGLRTFLSSKFHHDDTGEVKVDADGVTLIKLHSKIYELEDGATSINFDEEHHPTNAARVLDFSITKSVFGLIFIGVLLLIVFGGLARQYKKKDIPTGFGRILEPLVIYVRDEIARPNIGEAKYRKFMGYLLTVFFLIWIANLMGLTPFGFNITGQIAVTVCLALFTFFIVQFSANADYWKHIFWMPDVPVLMKIALIPIEVLGIFTKPFSLLIRLFANITAGHFVVMSLIALMITLKAQFGAIGSTGLSVFLTLFISVIELLVAFLQAYIFTMLSALFIGMAVAEHDHHHELEPDPEQASVEDVRERFV is encoded by the coding sequence ATGTTTCAAGCATATTTAAAAGCTGCCTTTTTATCTTTTATGTTTCTCAGCTGCACTTTAGTAGCAGCGCAAGAACTTCTAGATCATGAGGATGGTCCTGCTCATGAAGAAGTCATGGACAACGATGGTGGTCGCATCAATACTGATGGTGAGATTAAGGAATATATACAGCACCACTTGCAGGATACTCATGATTTTCACCTTTTTTCCTATACTAATGATGCTGGCGTGCGTGAACATGTTGGTATGTCATTGCCTGTGATTGTATGGACTAGTGAAGGTTTACGCACCTTTTTATCTTCAAAATTTCACCATGATGATACTGGTGAGGTAAAGGTAGATGCAGATGGTGTTACCCTTATCAAACTGCACAGTAAGATTTACGAATTAGAAGATGGTGCAACTAGTATCAATTTTGATGAGGAGCATCACCCAACTAACGCAGCACGCGTGTTGGACTTTTCAATTACCAAGTCTGTTTTTGGTTTAATATTTATAGGTGTACTTCTGCTCATCGTTTTTGGTGGTCTTGCTAGACAGTATAAGAAAAAAGATATACCAACTGGTTTTGGACGTATTCTTGAGCCTCTAGTGATTTATGTACGTGATGAGATTGCTAGACCTAATATAGGTGAGGCAAAGTATCGCAAGTTTATGGGATACCTATTGACAGTTTTCTTCCTTATATGGATCGCCAATTTAATGGGCCTTACACCATTTGGTTTTAATATCACTGGACAAATAGCGGTGACGGTATGTCTTGCTTTATTTACGTTTTTCATCGTACAGTTTAGTGCAAATGCAGACTACTGGAAGCATATCTTCTGGATGCCAGATGTACCTGTCTTGATGAAAATCGCTTTGATCCCAATCGAGGTGTTGGGAATATTTACCAAGCCTTTCTCACTCTTGATACGTTTGTTTGCAAATATTACCGCTGGTCACTTTGTTGTAATGAGTTTGATCGCTTTGATGATCACATTGAAGGCTCAATTTGGAGCCATAGGATCTACTGGATTATCAGTTTTCCTTACCTTATTTATATCAGTAATAGAATTATTAGTAGCCTTTTTACAGGCCTATATCTTCACTATGCTATCTGCCCTATTTATAGGTATGGCTGTTGCAGAACATGATCACCATCACGAACTGGAGCCAGATCCAGAGCAGGCAAGTGTTGAAGATGTAAGAGAACGTTTTGTTTAA
- a CDS encoding DUF6168 family protein — protein MKFYLQTFIVILVCCLIAYFVHDWYVDNPAISPLRIYLFLGLATFLTVSALKFTHAYVPDKLGYAFLAAIFIKCGAALVLFPELIAEDPALSKRQLLGFIAPYFIFLFVEVGIVIKWLNKN, from the coding sequence ATGAAATTTTATCTCCAGACATTTATAGTCATCCTAGTATGCTGCCTTATCGCGTATTTTGTACACGACTGGTATGTAGATAATCCAGCGATATCACCTTTAAGGATCTATCTTTTTCTAGGTTTGGCTACATTTCTAACAGTTAGCGCTTTAAAATTCACTCATGCCTATGTGCCAGATAAATTGGGGTATGCATTTCTAGCGGCCATATTTATAAAGTGTGGCGCCGCGCTCGTTTTATTTCCAGAATTGATTGCCGAGGATCCAGCGCTATCAAAACGTCAACTTTTAGGTTTTATAGCTCCTTATTTTATCTTTCTATTTGTAGAAGTAGGCATCGTCATTAAATGGCTCAATAAGAATTGA
- a CDS encoding YrzE family protein: MKNLFNRIDQKLLERYPTIWNTKVVWMLLAGTALHGFFFILGLFALTDPKSLQSYDALNSYFGSGSFFIGLIISILLITLWVVMMFRNNAFKNFYSYSAGQLFFQFCSYLVIIIYSISFYYSYTLGLQAYISTTYTDEIVEQDLLSANRGAQFVSQQLSDYTLDEATYPEVLSQLHAETRSNLIDYSKPHYQFANLNYQFSTVDSVITQRQERNLFYADTSATRIGSRDQDDLTIIYYKDQVQDVSDNLIVIAPSYWHYSSLFFEAGQQFNGDYNSFITNKPFDGFERKMMSSYHRSILSRNVELMKSGDRQAFQEMLTKYLDVAAKYKVETNLDASTWMDLVYNPDTFEVKALLQQSKPENVIEAYPVSYSNNSEFNKFSKSIETDYYINQINLRKVFENLEDIKTSNIFNGSIHAFIWISFGIGLLLFLFRISSLRILIFTIVAIGVVVLLLSFVIAFTSLINNALEEFSIYSLVIITLLGTILCGVFALSHFRKFVAGIIMNMTLIYIVPLLFFIALLIDEIRQARCIARTTIDIGNASCYPSFWGELEYLSYGVMLLSIIFIAFYCNKVLKWRALPES; this comes from the coding sequence ATGAAAAATCTTTTCAACCGTATTGACCAAAAATTACTCGAGCGCTATCCAACTATTTGGAATACCAAAGTTGTCTGGATGTTACTTGCAGGCACCGCGCTACATGGATTCTTTTTTATTCTTGGACTTTTTGCCTTGACAGATCCTAAATCGCTACAATCTTATGACGCACTTAATTCATACTTTGGGAGTGGTTCCTTTTTTATAGGTCTGATTATTTCTATCCTTTTGATCACGCTATGGGTCGTGATGATGTTTAGGAATAATGCATTCAAAAATTTCTATAGCTACAGCGCAGGACAGCTTTTTTTTCAGTTTTGTAGTTATCTGGTGATTATTATTTACAGCATCAGTTTTTACTACTCGTATACGCTGGGTTTACAGGCTTATATTAGTACAACATATACTGATGAGATTGTAGAACAAGACTTGCTATCCGCAAACCGCGGCGCTCAATTTGTAAGTCAACAGCTGTCAGATTATACACTGGATGAAGCGACTTATCCAGAAGTCCTAAGCCAACTACATGCCGAAACTAGATCCAACCTTATTGACTACAGCAAGCCTCACTATCAATTTGCAAATTTAAATTACCAATTCTCAACCGTCGATTCTGTCATTACACAGCGTCAGGAAAGAAACTTGTTTTATGCAGATACAAGCGCTACCCGAATAGGATCGAGAGATCAGGATGATCTAACAATTATATATTATAAAGATCAGGTACAAGATGTCTCTGATAATTTGATTGTCATTGCGCCATCTTACTGGCATTACAGCAGCCTATTTTTTGAGGCAGGCCAGCAATTTAACGGTGATTACAATTCTTTTATCACTAATAAACCGTTTGATGGATTTGAAAGAAAGATGATGTCAAGTTATCATCGTTCTATACTTTCTAGAAATGTGGAGCTAATGAAAAGCGGTGATCGACAAGCTTTTCAAGAGATGCTTACAAAATATCTTGATGTAGCTGCCAAGTATAAGGTAGAGACCAATCTTGATGCGAGCACCTGGATGGATCTAGTCTATAATCCAGATACATTTGAGGTAAAAGCATTGCTGCAGCAGAGTAAGCCTGAAAATGTGATTGAGGCCTATCCAGTCTCTTACAGTAATAATAGCGAGTTCAATAAATTTTCTAAATCTATAGAAACAGATTATTATATCAATCAAATTAATCTGAGAAAGGTTTTTGAAAACCTAGAGGACATCAAGACCTCAAACATCTTTAACGGGTCCATACATGCTTTTATATGGATTAGCTTTGGCATTGGTTTACTGCTGTTTTTATTCAGGATAAGCAGCTTGCGCATTTTGATATTTACCATAGTCGCGATAGGTGTGGTTGTACTACTACTCTCGTTTGTTATTGCATTCACATCTTTGATAAACAACGCACTTGAGGAATTCAGTATTTATTCCCTCGTTATTATTACACTATTGGGCACCATTTTGTGTGGTGTATTTGCTTTGAGCCATTTTCGCAAATTTGTGGCTGGTATCATCATGAATATGACGCTGATCTACATTGTACCGCTCTTGTTTTTCATCGCATTATTAATTGATGAGATCAGGCAGGCGCGATGCATTGCACGGACTACAATAGATATAGGCAATGCATCATGCTATCCTAGTTTTTGGGGTGAACTTGAGTATTTAAGCTATGGTGTCATGCTGCTGTCCATCATCTTTATTGCTTTCTACTGCAACAAAGTATTGAAATGGCGTGCGTTACCAGAATCTTGA
- the atpH gene encoding ATP synthase F1 subunit delta has protein sequence MKLSRAASRYAKAILDLAVEKNEASAVNEDMKSVLVTVHKNKELRQFLQSPLIKSDQKRGALRQIFKDSNGITMGAFDLIVDNNRADILQDVAMKYNILFEEMNKREIATVTTAVEITPQLETKVLEKARTLAGKEVTLEKKIDPSILGGFILRVGDKEINASVQATLGELKREFAQ, from the coding sequence ATGAAACTATCCAGAGCTGCTTCACGATATGCCAAAGCCATTCTTGACCTAGCGGTTGAGAAAAATGAGGCTAGTGCAGTCAATGAAGACATGAAAAGTGTCCTGGTAACAGTTCACAAGAATAAAGAATTGCGTCAATTCTTACAAAGTCCGTTGATCAAGAGTGATCAAAAGCGTGGTGCGCTAAGACAAATCTTCAAGGATTCTAACGGTATCACGATGGGTGCTTTTGATCTTATTGTAGATAACAATCGTGCTGATATCTTACAGGATGTTGCCATGAAGTATAACATTCTCTTTGAAGAGATGAACAAGCGAGAGATCGCAACGGTAACTACAGCAGTAGAAATCACACCGCAACTTGAAACCAAAGTGCTTGAAAAGGCAAGAACTCTAGCTGGTAAGGAAGTTACATTGGAGAAGAAGATCGATCCTAGCATCTTGGGTGGCTTTATATTAAGAGTAGGCGATAAAGAAATTAATGCTAGCGTGCAGGCAACTCTTGGAGAGTTAAAAAGAGAGTTCGCGCAGTAA
- a CDS encoding F0F1 ATP synthase subunit B produces MNLLEDFSPGLFFMQAIILIILILLLGKFAWKPILNALNEREDGIANALASAERAKLEMAKLEASNEAAAQEARAQRDAMLKEAREIKEKMIGEAADQAQAKADKIIASAQETIQAEKKAALADIKSQVAELSVDIAEKVTRKELSEKDAQLALIDKMLADANI; encoded by the coding sequence ATGAATTTACTAGAAGATTTTTCGCCAGGCTTATTCTTCATGCAAGCGATCATATTGATCATCTTGATCTTGTTGCTAGGAAAATTTGCATGGAAACCTATCCTAAACGCACTAAATGAGCGTGAAGATGGTATCGCAAACGCACTGGCTAGTGCAGAGCGCGCTAAGCTAGAAATGGCAAAACTTGAAGCATCTAACGAGGCAGCAGCTCAAGAAGCGCGTGCACAGCGTGATGCTATGCTCAAAGAAGCGCGTGAGATAAAAGAAAAGATGATTGGTGAAGCTGCTGATCAAGCGCAAGCTAAGGCAGATAAGATCATTGCAAGCGCTCAAGAAACTATTCAGGCAGAAAAGAAAGCGGCACTAGCAGACATCAAGTCACAAGTTGCTGAACTTTCGGTTGATATCGCAGAGAAAGTTACTCGCAAGGAGCTATCAGAAAAAGATGCTCAACTAGCCTTGATCGATAAAATGCTTGCAGACGCAAATATCTAG
- the atpA gene encoding F0F1 ATP synthase subunit alpha: protein MAEVNPAEVSAILKQQLSGFDATASLDEVGTVLTVGDGIARVYGLSNAQYGELVSFESGMEGIVLNLEEDNVGVVLLGSSIEIKEGDTVKRTQRIASLKVGEGIVGRVVNTLGEPIDGKGAIEGDLYEMPLERKAPGVIFRQPVNEPMQTGIKAIDAMIPVGRGQRELVIGDRQTGKSTVCIDTIINQKEFYDAGEPVYCIYVAIGQKASTVANIAKVLEEAGALAYTTIVAANASDPAPMQVYAPFAGAAIGEYFRDTGRPALIVYDDLSKQAVAYREVSLLLRRPPGREAYPGDVFYLHSRLLERAAKVIADDEIAKEMNDLPDSLKPIVKGGGSLTALPIIETQAGDVSAYIPTNVISITDGQIFLDGDLFNSGVRPAINVGISVSRVGGSAQIKSMKKVSGTLKLDQAAFRELEAFAKFGSDLDAATLGVIEKGRRNVEILKQAQNNPYPVENQVAIIYAGSKNLLRNVPIDKVKEFERDYLELLDAKHRGALDTLKAGKLTDEVIDTLTSVAKDLSSRY from the coding sequence ATGGCAGAAGTAAATCCAGCAGAAGTATCTGCAATACTTAAGCAACAACTATCAGGTTTTGATGCGACCGCATCGCTTGATGAAGTGGGAACCGTTCTTACCGTAGGTGATGGTATCGCACGTGTTTATGGTCTTTCTAACGCACAATATGGAGAACTTGTTTCTTTTGAGAGTGGTATGGAAGGTATCGTATTGAACCTTGAAGAAGATAATGTAGGTGTGGTACTTCTAGGATCCTCAATTGAGATCAAAGAAGGTGATACGGTGAAGCGCACGCAGCGTATTGCATCTCTCAAAGTAGGTGAAGGTATCGTAGGACGTGTAGTTAACACGCTAGGAGAACCTATTGATGGTAAAGGTGCGATTGAAGGTGACTTGTATGAGATGCCGCTGGAGCGTAAAGCGCCAGGTGTAATCTTCCGTCAACCAGTAAATGAGCCAATGCAAACAGGTATCAAGGCGATTGACGCAATGATTCCTGTAGGTCGTGGACAGCGTGAGCTTGTAATCGGTGACCGTCAGACTGGTAAGTCTACCGTGTGTATTGATACTATTATCAATCAAAAAGAATTTTATGACGCAGGTGAGCCTGTTTACTGTATCTATGTTGCCATAGGACAAAAGGCGTCAACTGTTGCAAACATCGCTAAGGTGCTGGAAGAAGCTGGTGCTCTAGCTTATACAACTATCGTTGCTGCAAACGCATCTGATCCTGCACCTATGCAGGTTTATGCACCGTTTGCTGGTGCAGCGATTGGTGAGTACTTCCGTGATACGGGTCGTCCAGCATTGATCGTTTATGATGATTTGTCTAAGCAAGCGGTTGCTTACCGTGAGGTGTCCCTATTGCTACGTCGTCCACCAGGACGCGAGGCGTATCCAGGTGACGTTTTCTATCTACACTCAAGATTATTAGAGCGCGCAGCAAAGGTGATTGCGGATGATGAAATCGCTAAGGAGATGAACGACTTACCAGATAGTTTGAAACCTATCGTTAAAGGTGGTGGTTCCTTAACGGCATTGCCTATTATTGAGACACAGGCTGGTGACGTATCCGCTTATATCCCAACAAATGTAATCTCGATTACTGACGGACAGATATTCCTAGACGGTGACTTGTTTAACTCTGGTGTACGTCCAGCTATTAATGTTGGTATATCAGTATCTCGTGTAGGTGGATCTGCACAGATCAAGTCGATGAAGAAAGTATCTGGTACGCTAAAGCTTGACCAGGCGGCATTCCGTGAACTGGAAGCTTTCGCAAAATTTGGATCTGATCTAGATGCTGCGACTTTAGGCGTTATTGAGAAAGGTCGTCGCAATGTGGAGATCTTGAAACAAGCACAAAACAACCCTTACCCAGTAGAAAATCAAGTAGCGATTATCTATGCTGGTTCAAAGAATCTATTACGCAACGTGCCGATTGATAAGGTAAAAGAATTTGAAAGAGACTACCTTGAATTACTGGATGCAAAGCATAGAGGTGCTTTAGATACTCTCAAAGCTGGAAAACTAACTGATGAAGTTATAGATACTTTGACATCAGTTGCTAAGGATCTTTCTAGTAGGTATTAA
- a CDS encoding DoxX family protein: MKIAYWIVTVLFCLMMTFSAGMYLFNSEYIFTEFVKLGFPTWIVYPLAGAKLLGVATILIRKNRSLVEWAYAGFFFNILLAMLAHIVIVDGEQWGALVALIMAMSSYFLGKKARPL, from the coding sequence ATGAAAATCGCTTACTGGATCGTTACAGTTCTTTTCTGCTTGATGATGACATTCTCTGCAGGAATGTACCTCTTCAATAGTGAATACATTTTTACAGAGTTTGTCAAACTAGGCTTCCCAACATGGATCGTGTATCCGCTCGCTGGCGCGAAGCTATTAGGTGTCGCCACCATTCTCATTAGAAAAAATAGATCCCTGGTAGAATGGGCCTATGCGGGCTTCTTTTTTAATATTCTGCTAGCCATGCTGGCACATATCGTCATTGTGGATGGTGAGCAATGGGGCGCGCTCGTTGCACTAATCATGGCCATGAGTTCTTATTTCCTAGGTAAAAAGGCAAGACCGTTATAG
- a CDS encoding RNA polymerase sigma factor has product MTEKEFTQMYERLQPKVSRLCLGYVYGDQDVASDLIQQTFINAWKYRKSFKQQSSIDTWVYCIAVNCCLGYLKKKRPVKLQEKHVVSLKNETTDTEDEPDIKRLYQCIDKLKPINKTVVLMELEEIPQQEIAATLGYSHGSIRTRISRIKEQLLKCLSR; this is encoded by the coding sequence GTGACCGAAAAAGAATTCACACAAATGTATGAACGGCTGCAGCCTAAAGTCTCGCGACTTTGTCTAGGATACGTGTATGGAGATCAAGACGTGGCCAGCGATCTTATACAGCAAACATTTATCAATGCCTGGAAATACAGAAAATCTTTCAAGCAGCAATCAAGCATTGATACTTGGGTTTACTGCATCGCCGTGAATTGTTGCCTGGGATACTTAAAGAAAAAGAGACCCGTCAAGCTGCAGGAAAAACATGTTGTTTCATTGAAAAATGAAACTACCGATACTGAAGATGAGCCAGATATCAAACGCCTATATCAATGTATTGACAAACTAAAACCCATCAACAAGACTGTCGTGCTCATGGAACTTGAAGAGATACCACAGCAAGAAATTGCTGCGACACTAGGTTATTCTCACGGATCTATTAGGACGCGCATATCTAGAATAAAAGAACAACTACTTAAATGCCTATCACGATGA
- a CDS encoding bactofilin family protein, with product MKNSKNQTDTGNSQNRIGHGTVIQGDVTSDSGFRIDGEIKGTLKSPSKVVIGKDGKIEGTLECQSADIEGTFKGNLVVSGLLTLKSTAVIEGDVVIDKLAVEPGATFNASCTMQSNVKSIRDRNAGKSA from the coding sequence ATGAAAAATTCTAAAAACCAAACCGACACTGGGAATTCTCAAAATCGTATAGGTCATGGAACTGTAATTCAAGGCGATGTTACCAGCGACAGCGGTTTTAGAATAGATGGCGAGATTAAAGGAACACTCAAGTCGCCATCTAAAGTCGTTATAGGTAAAGATGGCAAGATTGAAGGTACCCTAGAATGTCAAAGTGCCGATATTGAAGGAACTTTCAAAGGAAATCTAGTGGTATCAGGTTTACTCACACTCAAATCCACTGCCGTTATAGAAGGTGATGTGGTAATAGATAAACTGGCTGTTGAGCCAGGTGCAACATTCAACGCCTCTTGTACCATGCAGTCAAATGTTAAGTCTATACGCGACCGCAACGCAGGTAAGTCTGCTTAA
- a CDS encoding ABC transporter ATP-binding protein, giving the protein MTTYQSRLRQAQSYLQDQDVDLGYRLLLDCTIDTQDMSLYKRAIELTDWREHHANHTKDFITKALSLSEALTHVQPDEHEHEAVVITAKDVEKKYRRDGFKLGPINLQLHKSQVYGLVGENGNGKTTLLRILAQELAHDSGAVDYSLKADTQTNYDLRSRLAYVPQRTEQWYGPLMDNLKFVLANYNVAPDEIETRALMMVARMGLWSYKDLKWSELSSGYKMRFELARTLLRQPEVLLLDEPLANLDVLAQQVILEDLKSICNSPVNPVALILSSQQLYEVEKVSDRVIFLKKGSQEIQEQSDNADVLQLIIEMDIKATRNELESALQPVGLQKLIFNGGIYIAYFKETTSFNQVLSILGTTQADVVYVRNISKSTRRFFID; this is encoded by the coding sequence ATGACAACTTACCAAAGCCGACTGCGTCAGGCTCAATCCTATTTGCAGGATCAAGACGTGGATCTGGGTTATCGCTTGCTGCTGGACTGCACGATTGATACTCAAGATATGTCGCTGTATAAAAGAGCCATTGAGCTTACTGACTGGCGAGAGCATCATGCAAACCACACTAAAGATTTTATCACCAAAGCCTTGAGTCTAAGCGAGGCACTCACCCATGTGCAACCAGATGAACATGAGCATGAGGCAGTTGTCATCACTGCCAAAGATGTTGAGAAAAAGTACCGGCGTGATGGCTTTAAATTGGGACCTATCAACCTACAGCTACATAAATCGCAGGTCTATGGTCTGGTAGGCGAGAACGGTAATGGTAAGACGACGTTGTTGCGGATACTGGCACAAGAACTGGCACATGATTCTGGTGCAGTTGATTACTCTTTAAAGGCTGACACCCAAACAAATTATGACCTGCGCTCGCGATTAGCTTATGTACCGCAGCGCACGGAGCAGTGGTATGGGCCGCTGATGGATAATTTAAAGTTTGTACTTGCTAATTATAATGTGGCACCAGATGAAATTGAGACTAGAGCGCTCATGATGGTGGCTCGCATGGGTTTATGGTCTTATAAGGATTTGAAATGGAGCGAGCTTTCTTCAGGCTATAAGATGCGCTTTGAACTTGCGAGAACTTTATTGAGACAGCCCGAAGTGTTGTTGCTGGATGAGCCGCTAGCAAACCTGGACGTGCTTGCACAACAGGTAATTCTAGAGGACTTGAAATCCATATGCAACTCGCCTGTCAATCCAGTGGCGCTTATATTGAGTTCACAGCAATTGTACGAGGTCGAGAAAGTATCTGATAGAGTCATTTTCTTAAAAAAAGGATCACAAGAAATCCAGGAGCAATCTGACAATGCTGATGTGCTACAACTTATTATTGAAATGGACATTAAGGCCACCAGAAACGAACTTGAATCTGCATTGCAACCTGTAGGATTACAAAAGCTAATATTCAATGGCGGTATCTACATTGCTTATTTTAAAGAAACCACTTCATTCAATCAAGTTCTAAGCATTCTAGGCACTACTCAAGCTGACGTTGTTTATGTCAGGAATATTTCAAAATCAACTAGAAGATTTTTTATCGATTAA
- the atpG gene encoding ATP synthase F1 subunit gamma, with translation MANLKEIRNRITSVSSTMQITSAMKMVSAAKLKKAQDAITAMRPYSDKLTELLQNVSASMEGDAGSKYAEQREVNKALVVAISSNRGLAGAFNSNIIKELIRLNQEELNGVAVSYMTIGKKANDFAKKGSDVTSNHSDLFDNISFENVAVIAEELMELFVNGDFDKIVIVYNSFKNAATQVVMTEDFLPLKPLAQEEDVEPANAVEYIYEPSKEEIIEQLIPKSLKMQLYKGVRDSWASEHGARMTAMHKATDNATELRDQLKLTYNKARQAAITNEILEIVGGAEALNN, from the coding sequence ATGGCTAATCTTAAGGAAATACGTAACAGAATTACCTCAGTATCATCAACGATGCAGATCACATCTGCAATGAAGATGGTGAGTGCTGCAAAGCTGAAGAAAGCGCAAGATGCGATCACTGCGATGCGACCGTATTCTGATAAACTTACTGAGCTTTTACAGAACGTAAGTGCTTCCATGGAAGGTGATGCTGGATCGAAGTATGCAGAGCAGCGCGAGGTAAACAAGGCGCTTGTTGTTGCCATTTCCTCGAACCGTGGTCTTGCTGGTGCATTTAACTCAAATATTATTAAAGAGTTGATACGCCTTAATCAAGAGGAGCTTAATGGTGTTGCCGTATCCTACATGACCATAGGTAAAAAAGCAAATGATTTTGCTAAGAAAGGGTCTGACGTTACTTCAAACCATAGTGATCTTTTTGATAATATCTCTTTTGAGAATGTAGCTGTCATCGCAGAAGAATTGATGGAACTATTCGTTAACGGTGATTTTGACAAAATCGTGATCGTTTACAATAGTTTTAAGAATGCCGCTACTCAAGTAGTGATGACCGAAGACTTCTTGCCGCTCAAGCCCCTTGCACAAGAAGAAGACGTGGAGCCAGCGAATGCTGTAGAGTACATCTATGAGCCTTCTAAAGAAGAGATCATTGAGCAATTGATACCTAAGTCGCTTAAAATGCAATTATACAAAGGTGTGCGTGATTCATGGGCTAGTGAGCACGGTGCTCGTATGACAGCCATGCACAAGGCCACAGACAACGCTACAGAATTACGTGACCAATTGAAATTGACTTACAACAAAGCACGTCAAGCAGCGATTACTAACGAGATCCTCGAGATCGTAGGTGGTGCTGAAGCTCTGAATAATTAA